A genomic segment from Spinacia oleracea cultivar Varoflay chromosome 3, BTI_SOV_V1, whole genome shotgun sequence encodes:
- the LOC110795980 gene encoding uncharacterized mitochondrial protein AtMg00810-like, giving the protein MDKNKSRLVALERKQKYGQDYAETFYPVAKMTTFRTILAVAAMQDWYVFQMDVTNAFLHGDLYEDVYMKLPQGYTGIGSRIKLNDDDDCVVPQKVVCKLKKSMYGLKQAPRQWFAKLLETLFRFSYNRSKSDYSLFTKTNGQEITLILLYVDDLMICSTNQTEIATLKEMLSKSFHMKYLGELSYFLGLEVFRSSSGFFVSQRKYALDLLNEHQMVDVKPVQLPMESNLKLTTDKGELLPSPTPYQRLLGRLIYMSITRPNISFIVQPLSQFMHQPMSVHMQAAKRLLRYIAGTVNQGILLASTSAATLTAYCDSDWTGCPISRRSTSDYCIFLGKSPVSWKAKKQSVVARSSAEYRAMALTSCEVTWLTYLLKDLGLSSLPPAVLKCDNQVALYCC; this is encoded by the coding sequence ATGGACAAAAACAAGTCAAGATTGGTTGCTTTAGAAAGAAAACAGAAGTATGGACAAGACTATGCTGAAACATTTTATCCAGTGGCAAAGATGACCACTTTTAGGACCATCTTGGCAGTAGCAGCAATGCAAGACTGGTATGTGTTTCAGATGGATGTAACCAATGCCTTCCTACATGGAGACTTGTATGAAGATGTGTACATGAAACTGCCTCAAGGTTATACTGGAATAGGGAGCAGAATCAAActgaatgatgatgatgattgtgTTGTGCCTCAGAAAGTTGTGTGCAAACTCAAAAAATCCATGTATGGCTTGAAGCAAGCTCCAAGACAATGGTTTGCCAAACTTTTAGAGACACTATTTAGATTTAGTTATAACCGATCCAAGTCAGACTACAGCTTGTTCACAAAGACAAATGGTCAAGAAATCACCTTGATATTGTTATATGTTGATGATCTTATGATATGTAGCACAAACCAGACAGAAATTGCAACTCTCAAAGAAATGTTGTCTAAGTCATTTCACATGAAATACCTTGGAGAATTGTCCTACTTTTTAGGTCTTGAAGTATTCAGATCCTCTTCTGGTTTCTTTGTGTCTCAAAGAAAATATGCCTTGGATCTACTCAACGAACATCAGATGGTTGATGTAAAACCTGTACAACTTCCCATGGAATCAAATCTGAAACTCACCACAGACAAGGGAGAGCTACTTCCTTCCCCTACTCCATATCAGAGGTTGTTGGGTAGGTTGATCTACATGTCCATTACAAGGCCTAACATTTCATTCATTGTCCAACCCTTGAGCCAATTCATGCATCAGCCAATGTCAGTTCATATGCAGGCTGCCAAAAGGCTACTGAGATACATTGCTGGTACTGTCAATCAAGGCATATTGCTTGCTTCCACCTCTGCAGCCACACTTACAGCTTATTGTGACAGTGATTGGACTGGATGTCCAATATCAAGAAGATCAACCTCAGACTATTGCATCTTCTTGGGAAAATCACCTGTTTCTTGGAAAGCAAAGAAACAATCAGTTGTGGCTAGATCATCAGCTGAATACAGGGCTATGGCCTTGACCTCTTGTGAAGTAACATGGCTGACATATTTATTGAAGGATCTTGGTTTGTCTTCTCTACCACCTGCAGTGCTAAAATGTGACAATCAAGTTGCTCTCTATTGCTGCTAG